GATATTTAGTAGCCTatgcattacaaaaaaaataataaaatcgtTAAAAGAGACATTAAATATAGTAGGCTGTAAGGGGAAGTGAAGTGATGAGGCACAGCTTCTCTTTTTATCCTGCTTCAAAACTTTATACTCAAACTGTCtgaagacggagagagagagagaacacctgaCATCCTGACAGAGCTGATTGGATATAGTAAGGCAAGCCCTGGCAGCATAAAGTGGCTTTATGTTCTGTACTGTATAAGCGCTCATGGGAGCTTCAATACCTCGAACAGGAtgggtttattttaaaaatcttctcCGGATGTCTCGCGCTGTTTCCTGTTACCTTGACACCGGTGTGCTCGCGAGTCCCTGCGGGCACCAGAGGATCCTGTGCGCAGGACGCAGGTAAGAAAAACTCACCTGGTTAAAGCTGAATACAAAGATCCATTATTATTAGCCTgcacagttcagttcagttcatgGATGATACTTTAGTGAAAAGcagaaacttgttttaaagagataaaaagttgTAATGAACATGTGACGCTACAGGTTTGTAGTATTTGGCACGCCTTTTCAGGAGGTGCTGTTTATGTCTTACATattcaaaaacaagttaaagtgttttaaaagacGATGACATTTCAGCAAAACTGTTAGCCTTGActtgcattattattatttattctcaGCATTaggcttacttttttttttttttttttgaacattttataatTAACTTTATCAGAAGTCGGCCAAATGACTAATTTAGAGTCGGCTCTTTGTGTTATTTAAGGACGTATTACGTAATTTTACCAAATACCTCATACTAGGGAGGTTAACTCAACTCTTTCCTGAATGAGTTATCTTCTTTTGTCAAAACATTGTTGTCCAAACTAGTCTATCCACTTTGGATCCACCTACAGTCCAGGACTTGCTTGTTCATTTAGTCAAGGCCAGAAACCCCTGACATACAAGTCAGTGTTTACATATTGTAACCAGATAGTTCTGTATTTTTTCCCCAGTCAGCACatcaattgtcttttttttgtaatataagTTTAAACCCTTTTGACAAGATGTTCCTTAGATactgctctgtgttgttttagCCTCCAGGGTTCACTCTTGTCTTTCAGCAGTGTGGAGAAAGAGCCAGGATGATCCCAGTTGGAGAATTGAGAAATTTCGGCATAGAGCAGAACTCAAAGTTTCGGGTCCTGAAGCCTTGGTGGGATGTTTTCTCGGAGTACCTGTGCGTTGCTATGCTCATGATTGGAGTCTTCGGGTGCACTTTGCAGGTAATGCGCCAACAAACCAGCCACTCTTTTATCATAACATTTACTATTCAGTAATAACCTGACCTGTCTGAGGACGACAAAAGGTTGCGCTGTATGTCTCTATTGTGGTTCCCTCTCTGTCTTACATTAACAGACCTCTGAGTCAAGCAACATTCCACTCACTGAAACTGAACTAACTTGCTTCTCCTGACCCACCTAGATTCAGATCACTAACTTGCTGCTTTATTTGCGCTCTCACCACCCGAGTTTAATCCCTGAGCTACATTGAAATagcaacaaaaagaaagcaaatGGATTAATGAATGAATTACACGTTCACTTGTTTTATTAACGCGACTCTGGAGTGTGGAGACTGTGACTGTGAGAAACGTTTTAGTGTTGATTTGGTAAAGAACAAAATCAGAACTGTATCATAGATCATAAACCTTATGTCAAATTCATTCCAGAACAACTGTTAAGTTTGgagatatttttatttcctttataCACAAATCCaattaatcagaatcagaatcagaatcagaatcgggttttaatGCCATTTCTACGCTCCTtctatctggaacaaactcccagaaaactgcaggtctgctgaaactctcagctcttttaaatcttggttgaagacacacctgtttacagctacagcctttcattaaacaattttaataagattttaaattttaactctgcactgtaacttttaactctttttatatttttactttatttatttcaattcattttatttgaattatttttatttgaacatatgttcaaatttaataattccagtgattttttttttttttaatgttctattttaatgtttcttttctttcctctgtcatgatgcttttgatgtcttgtgtgaagcactttgaattgccttgttgttggaatgtgctctataaataaacttgccaagtacatttacacatacaaggaatttgacttggtgtattggtgctaaacaattaaaaaggaaataaagcagaactagtaacagcttaaataatacagtataagaagctattacaatatataaaattgaatttaaaaatgtaaaatataaaaaataaaaaacacaaaaagtacaaaaggtgcaatgtaggagctgtgcagtggactatgacaaaaaaatcttacagtgtatgtaacctactcacagagtgcacgTAAGAAAATAAATTTGAAGTCCAGTGGGCTTTAATGTAAAgcataaagaacagtttcagcaATTAAAAGCCAACCAACAAcgacaatttatttttaaaggttcaaTCCTGCTCACTAGAGAAGAGAAATATTCTCTACAAATgtctgtttaaaatgagtaaatatgtttttattagaTGCAAAGTGAGGATGTGTGACAAATGAAAGGTAAACCAAAGAAACGGCGTGTACATGAGccaccattaaaaaaacattcttcttcttattttacatttagtgTTTTGAAGTTGGTGGTTtcacctttaaagaaacatttatttcttaATGTATCATTAATTTAACTGTGTAAAACAGAACAATGCTAAAACAATAACTTAACTAAAatctactttatttttttaaagttacctCTGTAACAGGCGAATAACGACCCACGAgaatttgtcaatgaaagtgtTTCCCAATCATACCTGGATGGGCCGGCCAGTTTTATTTAAGGCGGCGAacgtaaaatatattttccgaCTTTTGTTGCAATTCCTTTTTTATCCGTAGGCTATAAGATGGCCTTCTAACATTGATCAGTTCAGGCAGGTGCAAGTGATATTACTTACCATGGTTGTTATTAACTAGGGGTGACATTACTgctttttttatccttttccAATCACATCCCtgatttataaagcaccttacTAGTCTCAGATATCCTGAGCATTTTGAGTCTGTGTTCTCGCCCAAGAACACGTCGATGTAGAGGCTCGGGGCTTGAGATCGAAACACCGATCTTCTGACGCATATAGAGATCTCATTGTTGGTAATGGTACAATTGAAGACTCATGTCGCGGTTTTTTGACAAGTATCCAAACATACATTCTTAAATATTCCTTCTATCTTCCCTCCTTACTTTCAACAGCTCACACAAGACAAGATCGCCTGCCTGCCCAGCCACTTCACCAGCCCAACACCCGAAGCCATTGACTGCAGCCACATCCGGACCTACAGGGAGAACGCGACGTCGCAGCACACTCTGGTTTCAAAACCCATCGTGAAGGAGGTGTTTGGTCGCAAGAACAACCTGGACATCCACCAGTATGTGTTTGTCAACCACCACTGCTACGAGAGGTTCGTCCACTGGTTCGCCAAGTTCTTCCCGTACCTCGTTGTGATCCACACTCTGATCTTCATGGTCGCAAGTAGCTTCTGGTTCAAGTTCCCCGGGACGTCTTCCAAAATTGAGCTCTTTGTTACCATTCTGGAAAAGTGCTTTGACTCACCCTGGACCACGAGGGCCCTGAGCGAGGTCTCTGAGGAAAGGGGAGAGGAAAAACTGGTGAGCTGGAGGAACACCGTGTCAAAAGGAGGCTCAGAACGACAAATAGATGAAGAGGAAACTAGAGTGCTTCTTCGCTCCTCGTCGGTTAAGTCCAACCCAGAAAAGAAAGCAACGGAGCCTCAATCGTCTCCCTCGGTCTTGGATAAAAAGGAAGGCGAGCAGGCCAAGGCTCTGtttgaaaaagtgaagaagttCAGGACTCATGTAGAGGAAGCAGACATCTTGCGTGTCATGTACGTGCTTCAGACATCACTGAAAGTCTTCAAGTTCCTTTTAATCATAATCTACACCTCGGTGCTCGTACCGAACATTGAAATAGTGGTCAAGTGTTACGTTCCCCCTGACCTGACCGGGTTCGATATCTACTGCTGCAACCACAACAAGGCCCATCTCTTCTCCAAGCTCGCCTACTGCTACATCTGCTTTGTGGGCGTGTATGGACTCCTCTGCATCTACACCCTCTACTGGCTGTTTCATCGACCACTGAATGAGTACTCCTTCGACCAAGTCAGACTGGAGACGGGCATTAATGACATACCGGACGTAAAGAATGACTTTGCCTTCCTTCTGCACCTCGTGGACCAATATGACGCTCTTTTCTCCAAAAGGTTTGCTGTGTTTCTCTCCGAGGTAAGCGAAAGTCATCTCCATCAGCTCAACCTCAACTACGAGTGGACTGCCAAAAAGCTACGCACCCGTCTAGCCAAGAACGCCAGCAACCGGTTGGAGCTCCACTTGCTAATGCTGCCGGGACTTCCCGACACAGTCTTTGAGATTCCCGAAGTGGAATCGCTCAAACTGGAGCAAGTTAAAAATGTCACCATCCCAGCGAGTGTGGCAAAGCTTGAAAAACTGAAGGAGTTATCGCTGGTCTACTGCCCTACCAAGCTCCAGCTATCTGCCCTCAACCACCTCAAGGAACATTTAAAGGTCCTACGTCTAGCGTTTGAAAGTCTAGAAGAGGTGCCTATGTGGATGTACACCCTGCATGGCCTGGAAGAGATAGAACTAAACGGACCTTTAACAAACGAGGTGTCCAAAAGCGCCTCTCTCGACTCCTTTCGAGAGCTAAGAGCCCTGAGAATCCTCACCCTCCACTCCACCCTCGCTAAGATCCCACCCAGCATTGTGGATGTTGCATTGCAGCTGCAACGACTGAACATCTACAACGACGGTGTGAAGCTCCAAGCTTTCAGCACCTTAAAGAAGCTTACCAACATAGTGTCTTTGGAGTTAGTGGGCTGCCAGTTGGAGCGCATCCCAAGTGCAGTCTTCAGCCTGATCAACCTGCAGGAGTTGGAcctgaaggaaaacaaacttACCACCGTGGAGGAGATCCTGAGCTTGCAGCACTGCCGCCGTTTAGTGACTCTCCGACTGTGGCACAACAAAATCACCTACATCCCCGACCACATCAGTAAGCTTCACTCCCTGGAGACGCTGGACGTCAGCTGGAACAAGCTAAATAAGCTTCCCTCTCGGATGTTTCATTGCACGACACTCAGGCACCTGGACGTCTCCCACAACCAGCTCACCTCTCTTCCTGCGGAGATCAGCATCCTTCAGGGTCTCCAGTTCTTCTCTGCCGCTTTCAACTCGTTAGAGACCCTTCCAGAGGAGCTGTTCTCCTGCAAAAGGCTAAAGACGCTGGCCCTCGGAAATAACTGCCTGGCCAATCTTAGCTCCAGAGTGTCGAATCTGGCACAGCTAGTCCGACTGGAGATTAAAGGGAACCGCCTGGAGTCTCTTCCTCATGAGATCGGTGACTGTCCCCTGCTGACTGTCAGTGGACTGATAGTAGACGATAGCCTTCTGGATCTGCTGCCGTCAGGTGTACGAAGCCGGCTGAGTAATAGCTGAGTTTGCAGAGCTCTCATTGACTCGTCATTTTCTCAGTGTAGCATGGAGGTTGACGGTGGTTTTAGTCACAATGAGAGATAATAGTATTGTCACAGAATTAAACCATTGCACTGgctggattttttaaatatatattaaacaggtcaaaaaaagggaaaccatAACTGACCCAACGAAAAGAcaacaaaactgaaaatgtattaaGAAGAGGAGTTctgaaatatgtgtttttaggaaatgtttttttatgcattcTCTTAAataatacttttctttttaaataaatattttaacaatgtTTATAGCTTTGCAAGTGAATTGCTCCCTTTtctatgttatatatgttatatatatcTGGGTTTACAGTTAAAGATGATATGgtgtgtaaaaacacacatcctGATTGGATATTTGTTTTTAGGATTAGAATTGTGTTTAACATTAGAATCGTGCAGTGTAAAAGAGAAAAGGTTTGCAGTTGTTTGGAGCTACATTTCCATGCTTCGTTGATACATTTGTGGCTTCTAGATAACTTCTAGCTGCCCTGCATCCTGTTGGACGGGTTTATAGAGCAAACAGGAGTGTTTCACACAGTGCGGAGGCTCATGTTGCTCCCTTTCAGACACTAAACAAGTGGAGGGAGAGGACACTGTTCAG
This window of the Labrus mixtus chromosome 2, fLabMix1.1, whole genome shotgun sequence genome carries:
- the si:zfos-323e3.4 gene encoding volume-regulated anion channel subunit LRRC8E; its protein translation is MIPVGELRNFGIEQNSKFRVLKPWWDVFSEYLCVAMLMIGVFGCTLQLTQDKIACLPSHFTSPTPEAIDCSHIRTYRENATSQHTLVSKPIVKEVFGRKNNLDIHQYVFVNHHCYERFVHWFAKFFPYLVVIHTLIFMVASSFWFKFPGTSSKIELFVTILEKCFDSPWTTRALSEVSEERGEEKLVSWRNTVSKGGSERQIDEEETRVLLRSSSVKSNPEKKATEPQSSPSVLDKKEGEQAKALFEKVKKFRTHVEEADILRVMYVLQTSLKVFKFLLIIIYTSVLVPNIEIVVKCYVPPDLTGFDIYCCNHNKAHLFSKLAYCYICFVGVYGLLCIYTLYWLFHRPLNEYSFDQVRLETGINDIPDVKNDFAFLLHLVDQYDALFSKRFAVFLSEVSESHLHQLNLNYEWTAKKLRTRLAKNASNRLELHLLMLPGLPDTVFEIPEVESLKLEQVKNVTIPASVAKLEKLKELSLVYCPTKLQLSALNHLKEHLKVLRLAFESLEEVPMWMYTLHGLEEIELNGPLTNEVSKSASLDSFRELRALRILTLHSTLAKIPPSIVDVALQLQRLNIYNDGVKLQAFSTLKKLTNIVSLELVGCQLERIPSAVFSLINLQELDLKENKLTTVEEILSLQHCRRLVTLRLWHNKITYIPDHISKLHSLETLDVSWNKLNKLPSRMFHCTTLRHLDVSHNQLTSLPAEISILQGLQFFSAAFNSLETLPEELFSCKRLKTLALGNNCLANLSSRVSNLAQLVRLEIKGNRLESLPHEIGDCPLLTVSGLIVDDSLLDLLPSGVRSRLSNS